A window of Leptospira dzoumogneensis genomic DNA:
TGCGGGAGAGGAGCCGTTCGGACTTTCCTTAGTGGGACTATTCAGCGGTTCAGTGACCGGATTTTTCGGATTGGGATGGAGTTTATTAGGTTTTTATTATTTAGAAAAATACAGGACTACCGGAAAATTATCCTCTCTTTCCAAATATCTGGTGGTTAGCGCTTGCGTTTATTATTCCGATCTTCCTTCTTCTTTATTTTATCTGATCTCTCTTTTGATCTATTTTTTATTTTTAGGAGAAGAGCTTGGGAAAAGGGCATTCTCCATCGCATTCTTCCTTCCACTTCTTGTTGCCACGCCTGTTTGGTGGAATTTTCTGAAATATTCTTCCTACCGCGCGGAAACTTTCCCGATGGATACGACTCCAGGTCTAATCTCCATTTTAGGTTCCGAAGCATTGAGACCGATTTGGGAAGGAAGCGGGGTGATTGCCTTCTTATGGAATTTTATCATAGGACTGCATTGGACACAGGTAGTATTCCCTGCTTTGTTCCTATTAGGAATTCGTTCTATTCTAAAACGTAAAATTTTTCCTCCTGCATCCAGATTCGTATTCTTTGCGAGTTTGATCTTTTATTGGATCGGAGTGGATACTTCTCTTTCTAAGTTTTTTCCTGGTCTAGGATTTCCTTGGTATAGAGCATTAGATCTTTCTTTATTATTCTTAACTCTTTCCGGACTGGAAACTGCGGTCCATTTATTAAAGAACAAAACTTCTTCTTTGGCCGCTCAATATTCAGTAGCAGCACTTCTATTTTTTGCATTAGTAAGATTTTTCTTATGGCATCCCGAATTGGAATGGAAGGAGAATACTACATTCTTAAAAGACAGCTTCTCCGCTATGGAGATGAAAGATGTAGAAGTCGCACTTTCGGAACTTCCTAAAGATTCTAAAATTTTTCCGGAAATAGATTCTCATAGAAAATGGGGAGACAGTCCTTTTACTTTAGGTCTATTGATCAGAAGGGCAGGTCATCGAAATCTACTCGGAATGGAAGCGGATGCATCTTTGACTTCTCTTGCTCTTCAACCTTATTTGAGTCGTTATCTTCCTTGGACTGCTTGGAAAAAGAATCCAGGTTACGAAGAGGAACTTTCTTTGGAAGACGCAGGCATAGGTTTACACCGATTTTTGCAGGCGAACGGAACTTCTTATATTATAGGCTCCACTGAAAAACTTTATAAAATTTTAAAATTGAATCCCGCTCGTTTCGAATTACTAAAGGGCTGGGTAAACAGAGAAGGACTACGTACAAATGATTCTCCTTCCGAAACTTACGAGAAAGAATTGGAGAATAAATCTTTCTTATTTCTATTCAAGGTAAAAGATCCGGGGGCGGATATTGCCGTTCTGACGGAAAAACCTTGGGGAGTTGCGGATTATAAGGAACTGAGCGGAGGAAAATCACTTCGTCCAAAAAGATTCTTATATAATACGAACGAAGCGATCCTGCACGAAGGATTAGATGCCGGGATCGTATTCGCTCGGATCGGCAGAAAAGAGATAGAGGCAGTCGGTCCAAACTATAACAAATGGTTCCAAGGCCTGTTGGTTTTAAATGTCCCTAAAGAAGACATAGCTTGGAAGGACGAATTCAAATCCAAATACGGAGATCTGTCTTTTTCGGATAGGAATGAATTTTTAGGAAGATTTTTCCCGGTAAAAGAAAAACCTAAAGAGCCTGTATTATTACCTGAACTTCCGATACTGCCTCGTATTTTTTCGGATGAAGAAGTTTTTGCAGGTCCTGAAATTTCTTCCTTAGGAAAACCGGAACAATCTGCATTAGAAAATCATAATTGTAAACTTATTCGAAGATCTTTTTTTCCTAGTTGGGAAGATGCGGAAGGAGGGATCCTATTCCAAACCCAAAGGAACGAAATTTTGGTCTGTTCTCAAAAACAGAATTCTGATCTGAAATTTTCGAAAGGGAATTCGATCTTCTTAACCATTATTCTTTTCCTTCTGCCTGCATTTTTCATATTCTCGTCCTTTGTGAAAGGAAGGTGGTTTTTCCGTTGATCGTTCCGTACGGCAACAAACCGTACTCTAAACTTCAGTTCGTTTCGAATTCACTTTTAGTGTTATTCGGAAGTATTCTTCTTTTGGGGCTCTGGCAAAAATGGAGCCTCTTTATTTGGGGAAATATTTTTATACATGGCTTAGAAGGTGGATTGGTCGGAGCAATCTGTGATTGGTTTGCAGTTTGGAAAACCTACAAGGCGGTAGAATCGGAAAGTGAAACGATCGCGGAAGAGATCGGTCACTGGGTATCTTCCGATCTGATCAGCGAACATAAACTAAAATCCTACCTGGACGGGATTTTAGATGAACCGGAAAATATCCAAGCGATCAGGGAACTCTTGGATACACATCTAAAAGGTGAAAAAGAAGTCAGAGAATTCCTGAATCTGATCTGGGATAAAATAGAAGAAGATATAGTATTATATGTTTCTAATTTTAAATTCTCCGGCGCTGATAAACAGATCTTACATGAATTAAATAGCCGCAAGGAGATACTTTCCACTGTTCGATTTTTAGTGGGAGAAACCTTGATGAAAGTTTCGGATCATCAAGATTTCGGAGAAAGGGTCCAACGGATCACAAAAGGACTTTCATTTCTCGCAAAACCTTTGATCTGGCTTATCGATCCGCAGAAAAGGATCAAAGAATTCGGAGAAGGTCTGAAGGAAGGAAAAGATTTCGAATCGGAAGAAGAGGAAGTACTATTCGAATTATATTCCATATTTTCGGAATGTGCGGAGTTATACATAGGTTCCTGGAACGAATTGCCTGTCGAGAGAAGAGAAGAAGCCGTCCGTGCCTTGGCGGATTTCGGCAGAGAACAATTGAATCGACTCATCAGCGAAGTAGTTCTCGCTCATAAGGAAGAAATTTCCAGACTGGAAAATTTGAGAGAATACGGACCGATCCGCTCCTTCTTGGAATTCTTAAGTTCTAAAACGAATGAGTCCGTTTCCGAATATGTGGGAGAACAAATCTCTAAAGGGCTGAAATTATTGGAGCCCAAACAATTTAGGGAAAATTTAGAACTGAAAACCAGAAGAGTTTTGGAGAAGATCCGCATCAACGGAAGTTTATTAGGTTTTTTAGTTGGATCTGCAATAGGATGTGTCGTCTTATTATTCGAAGGAAAATTAGGATTATAAACTCTTGCATAATTTGCAGGTTATTGTTTAGTATTCAAGATCATGGAACTAAAGCGGATCTATATTCTTCTACTCTGTGTAGTATTTAGCGGATGTTATTCTAAGACTATCTTCTTCTTCCAGAACATCCGGATGAGACCTCTTCCTCCTCAGGTAGAGCAAAGTTTATATAAACAGAATGAAAAGGGATGTAATGAGAATATCCGTAATATCCTAAAAAGAATTCCTGAAAAAAATCCTACTGCTACTCATATCAGGGATCTGGAGATCTTCCAATATGACCAAGGAATGTTCGATACATGTTATCGGCTCTATTATGGTTTGGAGATCTCTCAATGAAAGTTTTACGATTTGGGACCTTCTTCCTTTTTTTAATTTTATTCTCATACTGCAGCGGCGCTGAAACAATGATCTACCGTGTGGAAAGGATCATACCTGCAAAAGAAAGACCTGTCTTCTCTCCTAAAAGAGTAGAGGGAGAAGATTGTGTTGTCCAAATTTTTCCTTTTATGTTCGCGAGATATGTTCCTGACTTACAAAGCGCATACAACCATGCGATCGAAAAGGCTCCACCAGGAACTCAATCACTTGCATACGGAGAAGTTTATACAAAAGGTTTGTATCTTCCTCCTATCTTTTTATTTCGTTGTATCGTAGTATCCGGGACTCCAAGCTTCGATTAAGGTTCGAAATTAATTTATAGCTAGCTCAGTTTTAAATTTTCGCGAAATACTTTAAATTTGAACTATCTAAGACAGGGTCTGTCTAAAAGTTAATAAGCCCCGAAAAGGGGAAAGGAGATAAAAATGGAAGCGGTAGTTCATAAGGCAAACACGAGAGGAAGAGTGGATTTCGGTTGGTTGAAATCGAATCATACATTTTCTTTCGGAAGCTATATGAATCCGGAAAGGATCAGATTCGGTTCTTTGCGTGTATTGAACGACGATATCGTTGCCCCGGGCAGAGGTTTCGATCCGCATCCTCACCAAGATATGGAAATCATCTCTATACCGATCAAAGGTGCTTTGGAACATAAAGACAGTATCGGAACTTCTGGAGTGATCACCTCCGGAGAAGTGCAGGTAATGTCTGCAGGAACAGGGATCGTTCACTCGGAGTACAATCATTCCGAAATGGATCCTGTGAACTTCTTACAGATTTGGGTGATACCTGATAAAAGAGGTGCACAACCTAGATACGACCAAAGGAGATTCCTTCCGGAAGATAGAAAGAATCGATTCCAAGTGGTGGTATCTCCTAAAGAATCCGCGGAAGGCCTTTGGATCAACCAAAACGCATGGTTCTCTTTAGGGAACGCAGAAGCGGGGAAGGAGCTGCAATACGAGTCCAGGAATAAGAACGGTGGAGTTTACGCTTTTCTAATATCAGGAAAAGTGAATATTAACGGGACCGAACTTTCCACTCGGGATGGGGCGGGTTTTCCAAGAACGGACCTTCTGAAAGTAAACGCTTTGGAAGATTCTGAACTTCTTTTAATGGATGTTCCTGAAATCCAGTAAGGAGCCGCTGAGTTTAGGGAGGGGCACAGAGTTAAAAGAGACGCCGAGATTAGGCACGCAGAGGCGCAAAGTCGCAGAGAGTTTTTAGAAAGGAAATCGAAAAATCTCTTTTGACAATCAATTGGAAATTATCCTCTGCGTCTCGGCGGCTCTGCGTGCGAAAAACGCTGCGGCTCTATTCTTCTCTGCGCCTCTTACTTTAGTTCCCCGGGTTCGATGAAGAAACTTCTGATGGACCCGTCTCTTAATAAACGAATTCCCAATTTTTTACCGATCGAAGTTTCATCCAGGATCTTATGAAGATCATCGATCGTGTGGATCTCTTTCTCATCCAGGCTTATGATCAGATCCCCATTTCGGATCCCCGCGCGATCCGCAGGAGAGCCCGGTTCTAAAGATAAGACCAAGATCCCGGATCCAGAGTCTATCTTGTTCAGGGTTTTGGTGAATGTTGGTATTTTTTGGTTTTGGCCTGCGATGCCTAGGTATCCTCTTTTGACTGCGCCGTTCGTGATTAGACGAGTGATCACATATTCTGCAGTATTTGAGGCCACTGCAAAACAGATCCCTTGGGCAGGTAGAATGATCGCAGTATTGATACCTACAATTCTTCCTTGGAAGTCCACTAATGGTCCTCCTGAATTTCCAGGATTTAAGGCGGCGTCCGTTTGGATCACATTGTCTATCAGACGTCCATTACGGGATCTTAATGTTCTTCCGAGTGCGCTTACCACTCCCGCTGTGACTGTGGACTCGAATCCGTATGGATTTCCGATTGCCACCACCAATTGTCCTACTCTTAGTTTTTTGGAGTCCGTGAAGG
This region includes:
- a CDS encoding pirin family protein, with the protein product MEAVVHKANTRGRVDFGWLKSNHTFSFGSYMNPERIRFGSLRVLNDDIVAPGRGFDPHPHQDMEIISIPIKGALEHKDSIGTSGVITSGEVQVMSAGTGIVHSEYNHSEMDPVNFLQIWVIPDKRGAQPRYDQRRFLPEDRKNRFQVVVSPKESAEGLWINQNAWFSLGNAEAGKELQYESRNKNGGVYAFLISGKVNINGTELSTRDGAGFPRTDLLKVNALEDSELLLMDVPEIQ
- a CDS encoding DUF445 family protein — translated: MVPYGNKPYSKLQFVSNSLLVLFGSILLLGLWQKWSLFIWGNIFIHGLEGGLVGAICDWFAVWKTYKAVESESETIAEEIGHWVSSDLISEHKLKSYLDGILDEPENIQAIRELLDTHLKGEKEVREFLNLIWDKIEEDIVLYVSNFKFSGADKQILHELNSRKEILSTVRFLVGETLMKVSDHQDFGERVQRITKGLSFLAKPLIWLIDPQKRIKEFGEGLKEGKDFESEEEEVLFELYSIFSECAELYIGSWNELPVERREEAVRALADFGREQLNRLISEVVLAHKEEISRLENLREYGPIRSFLEFLSSKTNESVSEYVGEQISKGLKLLEPKQFRENLELKTRRVLEKIRINGSLLGFLVGSAIGCVVLLFEGKLGL
- a CDS encoding S1C family serine protease, with product MVLFTNTSADFISSLGHNSHPKDHHGPNEAEILDAYSKSVIHAVDSVGPSVVHLQVTNKKGEGGSGSGFFLTPDGFIATNSHVVDGAVKIKANLADGSSKEAELVGNDPHTDVAVLKVHGGLFPHSTFTDSKKLRVGQLVVAIGNPYGFESTVTAGVVSALGRTLRSRNGRLIDNVIQTDAALNPGNSGGPLVDFQGRIVGINTAIILPAQGICFAVASNTAEYVITRLITNGAVKRGYLGIAGQNQKIPTFTKTLNKIDSGSGILVLSLEPGSPADRAGIRNGDLIISLDEKEIHTIDDLHKILDETSIGKKLGIRLLRDGSIRSFFIEPGELK